A single Carnobacterium alterfunditum DSM 5972 DNA region contains:
- a CDS encoding YihY/virulence factor BrkB family protein — protein sequence MKTNTEQAYFKDKLKFFLEVIKPNLGRAEVSSNAAELAYFTLLSLFPILLVIANIIPLFPIKASDILPMLETGVPPDIYNVLAPILENYLSSSSGGAISIGLITSLWAASKAFNALQNVLNSVYGVEKRENFIIVRLVSFLVQLAIVAIVGSLVFAFVFGEQILLLIQDFVGIDLGIILQVLSYRWLVLFIVLTLVLTMVYFLVPNNRLNIKYAFPGAVFTTIGWLVLSEAFTLYIRFAGGEAAASATFGVFIVLMVWLYLSAIILLLGGLINTIYFEYKIGKSVNEAKLEKDEAEKDDRPKEYPDNSDSIQHKKLLKVKTVEKQKEN from the coding sequence GTGAAGACAAATACCGAACAAGCTTATTTTAAAGATAAATTAAAGTTTTTCCTAGAAGTCATTAAACCTAATTTGGGACGAGCTGAAGTTTCCTCTAATGCAGCTGAGTTAGCATACTTTACGCTATTATCTTTATTTCCTATTTTATTAGTTATAGCTAATATTATCCCGCTTTTTCCGATCAAAGCATCAGATATATTGCCGATGTTAGAAACAGGTGTCCCACCAGATATTTACAATGTCCTAGCACCGATACTAGAAAATTATTTAAGTAGTTCAAGTGGAGGAGCTATTTCTATCGGACTTATCACGTCATTATGGGCTGCTAGTAAAGCTTTTAACGCATTACAAAATGTGTTGAATAGTGTTTATGGAGTGGAAAAGAGAGAAAATTTCATAATCGTTCGATTAGTATCATTTCTAGTTCAGTTGGCTATCGTAGCTATCGTAGGATCATTGGTTTTTGCCTTTGTTTTTGGAGAACAAATTCTGTTGCTCATCCAAGATTTTGTGGGGATCGATTTGGGGATCATTCTGCAAGTATTGAGCTATAGATGGTTAGTTTTATTCATTGTCTTGACGCTCGTGTTAACAATGGTTTACTTTTTAGTACCAAATAACCGTTTGAATATTAAATATGCTTTTCCAGGAGCTGTATTTACTACAATAGGTTGGTTGGTTCTATCCGAAGCATTTACGCTTTATATTCGATTTGCTGGAGGAGAAGCAGCTGCTAGTGCAACATTTGGGGTGTTTATTGTTTTGATGGTGTGGCTCTATTTATCGGCGATCATTTTACTATTAGGCGGGCTGATCAATACGATTTACTTTGAATATAAAATAGGTAAATCAGTCAATGAAGCTAAGCTCGAAAAAGATGAAGCTGAAAAAGACGACAGACCAAAAGAATATCCAGACAATTCAGATTCGATTCAACATAAAAAATTACTGAAAGTGAAAACGGTCGAAAAACAAAAGGAAAACTGA
- a CDS encoding FtsW/RodA/SpoVE family cell cycle protein, with product MTENKETKIDYGIILSVLLLAIISIATIFSTTYLDAGDGIRATLMQVVWFVVGTVAIIVIMQFDSEQLWKLAPVAYGVGLFLLVMVLFFYDRPTMLSTGAKSWFKLGPVTFQPSEVMKIAFILMLARVVTKHNGDYANHYPKTDFLLLGKIILTSIPPLILVMLQNDLGSTLVFIAIIIGLVLISGITWKIILPLFSGVGALGATLLILVIYNREFLLRLGFKPYQFSRIDSWLNPYGDSGDTSYQLIQSIKAIGSGKMFGKGFGTSEVYVPVRESDMIFATIGENFGFLGSCILIFIYFLLIYQMIRICFDTKNEFYAYIATGVIMMILFHVFENIGMSIGLLPLTGIPLPFISQGGTALLGNMMGVGLVMSMRYHYRSYMFSEEDEDFK from the coding sequence ATGACAGAAAATAAAGAAACGAAAATAGATTATGGAATCATTTTATCCGTCTTGTTGCTTGCAATTATTAGTATCGCTACTATCTTTTCAACCACCTATTTAGATGCTGGTGATGGCATTCGAGCTACGTTAATGCAGGTGGTCTGGTTTGTAGTTGGAACGGTTGCCATTATTGTTATTATGCAGTTTGATTCGGAGCAGCTATGGAAGCTCGCACCGGTGGCCTATGGTGTAGGGCTCTTTCTCTTAGTGATGGTCTTATTCTTTTATGATCGCCCTACTATGCTGAGTACCGGAGCTAAAAGTTGGTTTAAGTTAGGCCCAGTGACTTTCCAGCCATCTGAAGTTATGAAAATCGCCTTTATTCTAATGCTCGCTCGTGTAGTCACAAAACATAATGGCGATTACGCAAACCATTATCCTAAAACTGATTTCTTATTACTGGGGAAAATCATTTTAACCTCTATCCCTCCATTGATACTGGTCATGTTACAGAATGACTTAGGCTCAACACTTGTATTTATTGCCATTATTATTGGTTTAGTGTTGATATCAGGTATTACATGGAAAATCATTCTGCCACTGTTTTCAGGAGTTGGAGCACTCGGAGCGACTTTACTTATTCTAGTAATATACAATCGTGAATTTTTACTACGATTAGGTTTTAAACCGTATCAATTTTCCCGAATAGACTCTTGGCTGAACCCTTATGGTGATTCAGGAGATACTTCCTACCAATTGATCCAAAGTATAAAAGCGATAGGCTCAGGTAAAATGTTTGGTAAAGGATTTGGAACTTCAGAAGTATATGTACCGGTTCGAGAGTCTGATATGATTTTTGCAACAATCGGTGAAAATTTTGGCTTTCTTGGCAGTTGTATTTTGATTTTTATTTACTTTTTACTGATTTACCAAATGATCCGTATTTGTTTTGATACGAAAAATGAATTTTATGCCTATATTGCAACGGGTGTTATCATGATGATTTTATTCCATGTATTTGAAAATATCGGTATGAGTATTGGGTTGCTTCCATTGACTGGGATACCATTGCCGTTTATTTCCCAAGGTGGAACGGCACTATTAGGAAATATGATGGGTGTTGGACTAGTTATGTCCATGAGGTACCATTACCGCAGCTACATGTTCTCTGAAGAAGATGAAGATTTCAAATAA